TCGCGGCCACGGCATAGGCCGTCGCCGCCGCCAGCACCATCAGGCCGGGCACCGAGATGAAGCCGTCCACGCCCGGTCGCAGCACCACCAGCACGCCGATCAGGCCGATGCCGATGGCCACCCAGCGGCGCGGCCCGACCCGCTCACCCAGCAGCGGCACCGACAACGCCGCGATCAGCAGCGGCGCAACGAAGTAGATGGTGTAGGCGGTGGACAGCGGCAGGTCGCGCAGGGCGAACACGAAGCAGCCGATCATCGCCATGCCCAGCGCGCCACGCAGCAGGTGCAGGCCCCAGCGCCGCGGCACCAGCGAGCGTGGCCCGGCACTGACCAGCACCCACACCAGCACGAACGGCAAAGAGGCCGCACCGCGCAGGAAGGTCACTTCCAGCGTGGGATAACTGGCCGACAGCTGCTTCATGCCAGCGTCCATCAGCGAGAAACAGGCGACCGCCGCGACCATCCAGGCCACCGCGCGCGAAGGGGAGCGTTGCACGTTCATGGCCCATTATCGCCGACCGCGCGCCCCGCCGGGCGCCGGGCATGGGCGCCGCGATAGAATGGCCGCCACTGAATTCCGCGGAGCCACGCCCATGCCTTCCTTCGACGTCGTGTCTGAAGTCGACACCCACGAACTGACCAACGCCATCGACCAGGCCAACCGCGAACTGGCCACCCGCTTCGATTTCAAGGGCGTGGACGCGAAGTTCGAGCGCGATGGCGATGTGATCAACCAGTTCGCGCCGACCGAATTCCAGCTCAAGCAGATGAACGACATCCTGCGTGCACGCCTGGCCGCGCGCGGCATCGATGTGCTCAGCCTGGAGTTCGGCGACATCGAGACCAACCTGGCCCAGGCCCGGCAGAAGATCACCGTCAAGCAGGGCATCGAGCAGAAGATCGCCAAGAAGATCGCCGCCGCGCTGAAGGAGGCGAAGCTGAAGGTGGAAAGCCAGATCAACGGCGACAAGCTGCGTGTGCAGGGCAAGAAGCGCGATGACCTGCAGGACGCCATCGCCGTGCTCAAGGCCGGCAAGTTCGAGCTGCCGCTGCAGTTCAACAATTTCCGCGATTGATCTGCCCGCCGGGCATGGCCCGGCGGACTGCAACGTCAACCGCGCAGCAGCTTGTACAACGTGGTGCGCGAGATACCCAGCTGGCGTGCGGCCAGGCTCAGATTGCCGTCCGCCGCCTGCGCGGCACGGCGCGCCGCGTCACGCTGCTGATCACGCAGCAGCGGTGCATCCATCGCCACCGCTGAAGGCCGTTGCGCACTGCGGCCAGCGACCTTCCGCGGCGCCTGCAGGTGCTGCAGGTAAACCGCACTGCCCTCGCCCACCCGCACCCGATGCGGCGCCCCGGGTTGCAGCAGGCTTCGCCGCTGCGCGGCACTGGCGCCGGCAAACAGGCTTTCCAGGTTCAACAACGGCAACGGCCCCCGACGCGGCAGGCCCAGCAGGCGCCGCGCAACACGGTTGGCCGCGCGCAGTTGGCCGTCCTCCTGCACCGCCAACAGGCCCTGCAACGGTGACGCCAGCCAACGTGGATCGTGCTGCAGCGCCAACAGGTGCACGTCGGCAAGCGTGTGGAACAGCCGGTTCTCGCTGGCCAGAGCGGCCTGCCGGAAATAGCCCTGCAGCAACGAGGGATCGCGCTCACCCAGGCCGGTGATATCGATCACTCCGCATACCTGCCCCTCAAGATCATGCAGCGGCTCGCTGAGGCAGAACACCGGCGCAAAGCGCTGCAGGTAGTGCTCGTTGCCGCGTACCAGCGCCGGCACGTCGTCAGCCAGGCTCACCGCCGGGGCGGTAGTACCGATCTCCGTCTCCCCCAGCCGCCGACCGACCTGGATCGGTCGCAGCAGGGGCGCATCTTCCAGGCCATGGGCCTGCTGCGCGATCACCACGCCTTCGCGATTGGCGCAGAACATCGTCCATCCACGCCCACCAAAGGCAGCCCACAACTGTTCCAGCTCCGGCCGCACGCAGCGCGCCAGCCGGCGGTCGCCGGGATCGGAAAGATGCCGGCCATCGCCCAGCAACGGACGGTACTCCGGCTCCTGCCCGGGCAGCAGGCCTGCCGCGCGTGACCGCAGCCATGACTGCTGCAGTGGCAGCGGCAACACGCCCAATGAGCGCGGATCGCCCTCCGCGAAGGCGGCACGTGCCGCCATCAACTGCTGCTGCCCGACTGTCGTGGCCATCATGGAGGCAGCGTACACCCGTCGGCGGCAACGCCACGTTACGTTCCGACAACGGAATGTTTCCGCCAGCGGTTCAAACAAGGGGTCAAAGCCGTTTTCCTTTGGAAAACGGATCCGACCCCGTGCCGACCAACGGTCGGCACCCACCAACAGCCGCGGGAACCTGTCGAAGGCGGGGTGGGTCCGGTTGCGGGGGCGTGAGCGCCACGGATGGCGCGACCGAGCCTACACGGACGTATTCACGGCGTCCCCCGCAACCGGCCCCACCCCGCCATCCCACGGAATGCCCGCTTTTGCTTTTGCCGTTGCTTCGGCGGGTGCAGGGCGCAGCCCTGCAATCCCACCCTCTGCTCAGGCCGCGATGCGCAGAATCGGCTTGAGCGTGATTCCCTTCGTACTGTCCTCCGCCGCCTGGTTGATCTGTTCCAGCGGATAGAACTTCACCAGCTTGTCGAACGGGAAGCGGCCCTGCAGGAACAGCGTGACCAGCTGCGGAATGAACACCTGCGGCACGCTGTCGCCTTCCACGATGCCGCGGATGCTGCGACCACCGAGCAGCAGGTTGTTCACATCGAAACTGGCGGTGGTGCCCAGCTTCGGTGCGCCGACCACGCCCATCATGCCCAAGCCGCCCAGCGCCTCGATACCCGCCGACAGCACCTCAGGGCGACCGGTCGATTCCAG
This genomic interval from Stenotrophomonas sp. 57 contains the following:
- a CDS encoding DMT family transporter, with translation MNVQRSPSRAVAWMVAAVACFSLMDAGMKQLSASYPTLEVTFLRGAASLPFVLVWVLVSAGPRSLVPRRWGLHLLRGALGMAMIGCFVFALRDLPLSTAYTIYFVAPLLIAALSVPLLGERVGPRRWVAIGIGLIGVLVVLRPGVDGFISVPGLMVLAAATAYAVAAITVSLLTRTDTSQSMVVWFLVIMAIGAGLLALPRWVPLQLAHAPLIAGMGLAGALGQIALTKAFQLGEASMIAPLEYSGLVWVIGWDLAFWGQLPDGYTWVGAAIIVASGLYLLHRERMNRVQPPKPLDHP
- a CDS encoding YajQ family cyclic di-GMP-binding protein encodes the protein MPSFDVVSEVDTHELTNAIDQANRELATRFDFKGVDAKFERDGDVINQFAPTEFQLKQMNDILRARLAARGIDVLSLEFGDIETNLAQARQKITVKQGIEQKIAKKIAAALKEAKLKVESQINGDKLRVQGKKRDDLQDAIAVLKAGKFELPLQFNNFRD
- a CDS encoding helix-turn-helix domain-containing protein — translated: MATTVGQQQLMAARAAFAEGDPRSLGVLPLPLQQSWLRSRAAGLLPGQEPEYRPLLGDGRHLSDPGDRRLARCVRPELEQLWAAFGGRGWTMFCANREGVVIAQQAHGLEDAPLLRPIQVGRRLGETEIGTTAPAVSLADDVPALVRGNEHYLQRFAPVFCLSEPLHDLEGQVCGVIDITGLGERDPSLLQGYFRQAALASENRLFHTLADVHLLALQHDPRWLASPLQGLLAVQEDGQLRAANRVARRLLGLPRRGPLPLLNLESLFAGASAAQRRSLLQPGAPHRVRVGEGSAVYLQHLQAPRKVAGRSAQRPSAVAMDAPLLRDQQRDAARRAAQAADGNLSLAARQLGISRTTLYKLLRG